Proteins encoded within one genomic window of Hevea brasiliensis isolate MT/VB/25A 57/8 chromosome 8, ASM3005281v1, whole genome shotgun sequence:
- the LOC110667987 gene encoding putative disease resistance RPP13-like protein 1, with translation MPLLETLGGAAFGAVLTILLEKMASQKFLDLFKKWKFNAALLPKLKFVLLTVRVVLSDAEEKQFTNPFVKEWLDELKDSVYEAEDVLDEIATEALQGNSETTSYKESIEFKVEEIIKRLESIAQQKDVLGLTERLGGRPPLRSPSTSLVDESEIFGRENDKKAILDFLLPTFGNANDMPSNQVPARNGVTVVNANEALKSQETKVKGNGALRLPANENGVPANENGIVAKKNAALQAQVNDFIAANQDGVPTVTEDVVFPANENRVPVMRDEKVSERDFAAVGVEIPVVAVVGMPGVGKTTLAQLLFNDSGVKKSFDKRRVWVHVSEEFDILKITKTIYQCVTSSFECPADLNSLQVKLQENLEKKNFLFVLDDIWNENFVDWDVLQRPFKAADSQSRIIVTTRSRNVALIMRAAYTYHLKTLSDDDCWSLFAKHAFGPGIPKKHAEKKEIGEEIAKRCNGLPLAAKTLGALLYAKAEIDEWVGVLNSEVWDLPSDKSNILPALRLSYSHLPSHLKRCFAYCSVLPKSKLFEKAHLIMLWRAEGLLPRRKKRLEDVGDEYFRELLSRSFFHDCDKKYFKMHDLFIDLAKTVAAGEFFFKSEDGILHEVPETVRYFSFTAGKVDDSEQFDAFQGANHLRTFLLLKHPSSLGAHRLSTSAFANLMQALKFSHLRVLSLRDYHIGNLHDSIGNLKYLRYLDISGTGIQELGESVCSLYNLETLLLSRCTELKKLPNNMHNLINLQHLDVSRTKVEELPETVCSLYNLETLLLSGCTMLSKLPNDMQNLTNLQHLDISRTTVMEMPPQFGRLKRLHVLTAFVVGDGHSSISELKELSNLRTLSILRLEKVHDGDAMAANLMEKKYLSELVLQWTPRTTAQGNTNPILNQLQPHKNLKKLTIENFGGTTFPNWLGNASLSKLVSLHIIGCGNCSSILLPLGQLSSLKELCLARMENLTTMDFGFCSSSSSSIEPTVDSVANLKLLSVSECNNLQSMPQQMHRLTSLRTLTIAECAALASFPDGGLPVNLELLSVSKCNRLRSMPEQMQSLTSLKILTISECAALLSFPDGGLPANLQSLSVSICSSLRSMPEQMQSLTSLHELKISECRNLESFPDGLPSNLKSLSIAECNNQLIPQRGWCLHNMASLTSFDIQGGCSGVESFPDEGLLPAALTVVHVSGFQDLKSLNLKGFRNLNFLKTLNICDCNNLNCMSDGQLPLSLDLLNIIGSPLLKERCEVGGEYWNKISHISEIFIE, from the coding sequence ATGCCGCTCTTGGAAACGCTAGGAGGTGCAGCTTTTGGGGCTGTTCTTACAATACTATTAGAGAAGATGGCTTCTCAGAAGTTCCTGGACTTGTTCAAGAAGTGGAAATTCAATGCTGCTCTGCTTCCAAAGCTAAAGTTTGTGCTGCTGACAGTCAGGGTAGTGCTGAGTGATGCAGAGGAGAAGCAATTTACAAATCCTTTCGTGAaggagtggttagatgagctcaAAGATTCTGTTTATGAAGCAGAGGATGTACTGGATGAGATTGCCACGGAGGCCTTGCAAGGCAATTCAGAAACCACTTCCTACAAGGAGAGCATAGAATTCAAGGTTGAAGAAATTATTAAGCGCCTGGAATCTATAGCTCAACAAAAGGACGTTCTTGGTTTGACAGAGCGTCTGGGAGGGAGACCACCATTACGGTCTCCATCCACTTCCTTGGTTGATGAATCTGAAATATTTGGGAGGGAGAATGATAAAAAAGCTATCCTTGATTTTTTACTGCCAACTTTTGGGAATGCAAATGACATGCCATCAAATCAAGTCCCAGCTAGGAACGGAGTTACTGTGGTCAATGCGAATGAAGCCCTGAAGTCACAAGAGACTAAAGTCAAAGGGAATGGAGCCCTGCGCCTGCCAGCAAATGAAAATGGAGTGCCTGCGAATGAGAATGGGATCGTGGCAAAAAAGAATGCAGCCCTACAGGCACAAGTGAATGATTTCATTGCAGCGAATCAAGATGGAGTTCCAACAGTGACCGAGGATGTAGTCTTCCCAGCAAATGAAAACAGAGTCCCAGTTATGAGGGACGAGAAAGTCAGTGAAAGGGATTTCGCAGCAGTTGGAGTTGAAATCCCTGTGGTTGCTGTTGTCGGTATGCCTGGTGTTGGCAAAACAACCCTCGCTCAGCTTTTGTTCAATGATAGTGGAGTCAAGAAAAGTTTCGACAAAAGAAGAGTATGGGTTCACGTTTCAGAGGAATTTGATATTCTGAAAATAACCAAAACAATTTATCAATGTGTCACGTCTTCTTTTGAATGTCCTGCAGACTTGAATTCACTTCAGGTCAAACTACAAGAAAACCTGGAGAAAAAGAACTTCCTATTCGTTCTGGATGACATCTGGAACGAGAATTTTGTTGACTGGGATGTCCTGCAGAGACCCTTCAAAGCTGCAGATAGTCAGAGCAGAATTATTGTTACAACTCGTAGTCGTAATGTTGCATTGATTATGCGTGCTGCTTACACATATCATCTGAAAACTTTATCTGATGACGATTGTTGGTCCTTGTTTGCTAAACATGCATTCGGGCCTGGAATACCCAAAAAACATGCAGAGAAGAAAGAAATCGGCGAAGAAATAGCGAAGAGGTGTAATGGCCTGCCTTTAGCTGCAAAAACACTTGGAGCACTCTTGTACGCTAAAGCAGAAATTGATGAATGGGTTGGCGTGCTGAATAGCGAAGTATGGGATCTTCCAAGTGACAAGAGCAACATACTTCCGGCTTTAAGATTGAGTTATTCTCATCTCCCTTCTCATCTTAAACGTTGCTTTGCTTATTGCTCCGTACTTCCAAAGAGCAAGCTATTTGAGAAGGCGCATTTGATTATGTTATGGAGGGCGGAAGGACTGTTGCCTAGAAGAAAGAAACGATTGGAAGATGTAGGCGATGAGTACTTTCGTGAGCTACTATCAAGGTCATTTTTTCACGACTGtgataaaaaatatttcaaaatgcACGATCTTTTCATTGATTTAGCTAAAACTGTAGCCGCCGGGGAATTTTTTTTCAAGTCTGAGGATGGCATTCTACATGAAGTGCCTGAAACGGTTCGCTATTTTTCATTCACAGCTGGCAAAGTCGACGATTCTGAACAGTTTGATGCCTTTCAGGGTGCCAATCACCTGCGAACTTTTCTGCTGCTAAAGCATCCTTCTTCCTTAGGGGCTCACCGGTTGAGTACTTCTGCTTTTGCAAATCTGATGCAAGCGCTAAAGTTCAGTCACTTGCGTGTGCTTTCCTTGCGCGATTATCATATCGGAAATTTGCATGATTCCATTGGCAACTTAAAATATCTACGTTATTTGGATATTTCTGGCACTGGAATTCAAGAATTAGGAGAAAGTGTTTGTTCTTTGTATAATTTGGAGACACTACTACTGTCGAGATGTACAGAGCTCAAAAAGCTGCCTAACAACATGCACAATCTTATTAATTTACAACATCTCGACGTCAGTAGAACTAAAGTCGAAGAATTACCAGAAACTGTTTGTTCTTTGTATAATTTGGAGACACTACTATTGTCGGGATGTACAATGTTGAGCAAGCTGCCTAACGACATGCAGAATCTTACTAATTTACAACATCTCGACATCAGTAGAACTACAGTAATGGAGATGCCACCACAATTCGGTAGATTGAAGAGACTGCATGTGTTAACGGCTTTCGTTGTGGGGGATGGACACTCAAGCATTAGTGAATTGAAAGAGCTTTCTAATCTTCGAACACTTTCTATATTGAGGCTGGAAAAAGTCCATGATGGAGATGCCATGGCAGCCAATTTGATGGAGAAAAAGTATCTCAGTGAATTGGTTCTTCAATGGACGCCGAGAACTACTGCCCAAGGAAATACCAATCCAATACTTAATCAGTTACAGCCTCATAAGAATTTGAAGAAGCTCACCATCGAAAACTTTGGTGGTACAACATTTCCAAATTGGTTGGGTAATGCTTCATTATCCAAATTGGTGTCTCTGCATATCATTGGTTGTGGAAACTGCTCATCAATCTTGCTTCCACTTGGACAACTATCCTCTCTCAAAGAACTCTGTCTTGCCAGAATGGAAAATTTAACAACAATGGATTTTGGATTCTGTAGCAGTTCCTCCTCTTCAATTGAGCCAACGGTGGATTCTGTTGCCAACTTGAAATTACTGTCGGTCTCAGAGTGCAATAATCTCCAATCGATGCCCCAGCAGATGCACAGGCTTACTTCCCTTCGGACATTAACAATTGCTGAATGCGCGGCTCTTGCATCATTTCCAGATGGTGGCCTTCCAGTCAATCTAGAATTACTTTCGGTCTCAAAATGCAATCGTCTCCGATCGATGCCAGAGCAGATGCAAAGCCTCACTTCCCTTAAAATATTAACAATTTCTGAATGCGCTGCTCTTTTATCATTTCCTGATGGTGGTCTTCCAGCCAATCTACAATCACTCTCGGTCTCAATTTGCAGTAGTCTCAGATCAATGCCAGAGCAGATGCAGAGCCTCACTTCCCTTCATGAATTAAAAATTTCTGAATGCCGGAATCTTGAATCATTTCCTGATGGTCTCCCATCCAATCTAAAATCACTTTCTATCGCCGAATGCAATAACCAGCTCATCCCCCAACGTGGATGGTGTTTACATAATATGGCTTCACTGACTTCTTTTGATATTCAAGGTGGATGTAGTGGGGTGGAGTCTTTCCCTGATGAGGGATTGTTGCCTGCCGCTCTTACTGTTGTCCATGTCAGTGGGTTTCAGGATCTCAAATCCCTTAACCTCAAGGGGTTTCGGAACCTCAACTTTCTTAAAACGTTGAATATCTGTGATTGCAACAACCTCAATTGCATGTCAGACGGGCAACTTCCTCTATCCCTTGATCTTTTGAATATTATTGGAAGTCCTTTGTTGAAAGAACGGTGCGAAGTAGGAGGCGAATATTGGAACAAGATTTCTCATATCTCCGAAATATTCATTGAATAA
- the LOC110668014 gene encoding putative disease resistance protein At3g14460: protein MASPFSSIVDWVAGERFASAFLRPLLDRLEEDCWRYDHDARLETNLTDSLRSIKAFLEDADDKQFASIEFKKWLEKLNDAVYNLDDLLDKIATDAAQQNSEAKSQNPRSWKRKLSFTKKISPKPYGKRMGIKVIARRIKSLEREAERLGLVVRVIKRNENAGSEPVKRFPSTDSIVCGRHEDKEKIVVKLLQSHDASHDGIPVIFIVGTAGLGKTTLAQLAFNDQRLKTQFDLKVWVYVGDDFDVRKVMKIILATTTGQYPGVDHLDLLKLNESLFGKKLLLVLDDILKWNDDSWNTLRKLLRDAAKGSRIVITTTEPPRDMEFKTSIISSYKLKPLSTDECFSLLVKQAFREKSPSSHQELVEIGKQIAARCEGLPLAAKALGSILRSKRAVEDWKAILENSKGGIPSALRLSYSHLPANLKRCFAYCSIFPRGYEFEKEKLVRLWMAEGFLQQPKNRREEDAGDDYFLDLLSSSFFQYSSTNKSCFVMHDLISDFAQLVSKEFCFRLEDGISHMREKILHASYTRGNNDPSDKFKLILTANRLRTFLMIDSPLDHKSCHLSKENLHDLFSGLTHLRVFSLAFYGFTKVPDSIGKLKHLRYLDLSHTALEILPESVSSLYNLQTLDLSYCHSLSKLPQGMVQLVNLRHLLITKTNVQCMPLGMSRLTNLQTLSNFIVGECGSKVNELSGLSDIRGTLSISKLHNLDPDSDPLDAKLTAMRYLDELELEWNWESGDPKKDEKVLENLEPPQKLKRLVIKSYGGTGFPWWLGNSSFADLVFLSLSNCKDCLQMPSLGNLPSLEVLEIEGLSRVTRLGVEFYGTHCLKTLKFNRMLAWEEWETDEIGDGKFPCLDELLIINCPNLKGHVPKSLPSLTKLVISNCPKLVDSLRLQKTSAKCDIFIDDKKIQPRSEDEDPLPVYPEKGVISSCAQEFQTASESPTHVASQSSLQTTRATDVDVAHQADDQAKAFDSFLWISKYSDNGQLEKQSHVTDISSRSEKVGSQTALDSTKQTVDLQSAVHTSATATITHQADDQAKVFDSSPGSSKDDTRLKKLPQTTEISSLPEKFASETTPGSTSHDVALQFSPLMTKMTADSSTYQADIGVKPFLSHDGMQHQYSSPGILKVSDIAELSKLPTDLHSLRIEGCDTLESFRSEILSSNPFLQHLYVIDCGSLISFAEGAHPTALKTLHFRNCRKLNFLFTSEMLHQFADLEHLCIGSSCDSLESFPLDFFPKLKILCLWDCMNLNSLSIQKAISLESLDALEIRDCPNLVYFPSGGLLAPNLTSAFFSNCKNLKSLPRQMCRLESLQSLFISNCPELESLPNDDLPARLNLLCITSCDKITLRKELELNRLDALSHLEIEGGCVNIESFPEKGLLPANLISLRISRLLNLKFLDQEGLQQLTFLEKLEISCCKRLRSLPEKLPNSLSSISIKECPLLKARLRNKRGTDWSRIAHIPSIFIDEEESH from the coding sequence ATGGCTTCACCCTTCAGCTCCATCGTGGATTGGGTAGCAGGAGAGAGATTTGCCTCTGCTTTCCTTCGACCCTTGTTGGACCGACTGGAAGAGGACTGTTGGAGATATGATCACGATGCTAGACTTGAGACGAACTTAACCGATTCATTGCGTTCAATCAAGGCTTTCCTTGAAGATGCAGACGATAAGCAATTTGCAAGTATTGAGTTCAAAAAGTGGCTTGAGAAACTCAATGATGCTGTGTACAATCTGGACGACCTCCTGGATAAGATTGCTACTGATGCTGCGCAACAAAATTCAGAAGCCAAATCCCAGAACCCAAGAAGCTGGAAACGCAAATTGTCCTTTACCAAAAAAATATCTCCCAAACCATATGGGAAGCGTATGGGGATAAAGGTAATTGCTAGAAGAATTAAAAGCCTTGAAAGAGAAGCAGAACGCCTTGGCCTGGTGGTGAGGGTGATTAAAAGGAACGAAAATGCTGGAAGTGAGCCAGTTAAAAGATTCCCTTCTACAGATTCCATTGTCTGCGGAAGACATGAGGATAAAGAAAAGATTGTAGTTAAATTGTTGCAGTCACATGATGCCAGCCATGATGGGATACCCGTAATCTTCATTGTGGGCACGGCCGGACTAGGCAAGACCACCCTTGCTCAGCTTGCATTCAACGACCAAAGATTGAAGACTCAATTCGACCTCAAAGTATGGGTCTACGTTGGAGATGACTTTGACGTTCGCAAGGTGATGAAAATAATTCTTGCCACCACAACTGGGCAATATCCTGGGGTTGACCATTTAGATCTGCTTAAGTTGAATGAGAGTTTGTTCGGGAAGAAACTTCTACTTGTCTTGGATGATATTTTGAAGTGGAATGATGATAGCTGGAATACCCTTCGGAAACTTTTAAGAGACGCAGCAAAAGGAAGTAGGATTGTCATAACCACAACTGAACCGCCGAGGGACATGGAATTTAAGACATCCATCATTTCTTCGTATAAGCTAAAGCCCTTATCCACGGACGAGTGCTTTTCGCTATTAGTAAAACAGGCATTCAGAGAAAAAAGCCCAAGTTCACATCAAGAGCTCGTGGAGATCGGCAAACAGATAGCCGCCAGGTGTGAAGGTTTGCCTTTAGCTGCAAAAGCGCTTGGCAGTATCTTGCGCTCCAAACGAGCTGTTGAAGATTGGAAGGCCATCTTGGAAAACAGCAAGGGAGGCATTCCTTCAGCTCTCAGACTCAGCTATTCTCACCTCCCTGCAAATCTGAAGCGATGCTTTGCCTACTGTTCAATATTTCCTAGGGGCTACGAATTTGAGAAAGAAAAACTAGTCCGCTTGTGGATGGCAGAAGGTTTCCTCCAGCAGCCCAAAAATAGAAGAGAGGAGGATGCAGGTGATGACTATTTCCTCGATCTATTATCGAGTTCATTTTTCCAATATTCATCCActaataaatcatgttttgtaatgCATGATCTTATTAGTGATTTTGCTCAATTGGTATCCAAAGAATTTTGCTTCAGATTAGAGGATGGTATTTCTCATATGCGTGAAAAAATTCTCCATGCCTCTTACACTAGAGGCAACAATGATCCATCCGACAAATTCAAGCTCATTCTTACAGCCAACCGCTTGAGGACATTTCTTATGATTGATTCGCCATTGGATCATAAATCTTGTCATCTAAGTAAAGAAAACTTGCACGATTTGTTTTCGGGGTTAACACACTTGCGAGTGTTCTCTTTGGCCTTCTATGGTTTCACTAAAGTGCCTGATTCGATAGGCAAGTTGAAACACCTACGCTACCTAGACCTCTCTCACACCGCACTAGAAATTTTACCTGAATCAGTAAGCTCCCTTTACAATTTGCAAACATTGGATTTGTCCTACTGCCATTCCCTCAGCAAATTGCCGCAAGGCATGGTGCAGCTTGTTAACTTGCGTCATCTTCTCATTACTAAAACTAATGTGCAGTGTATGCCATTAGGAATGAGTAGATTAACGAATCTTCAGACCCTGTCTAACTTTATTGTGGGCGAATGTGGCTCCAAAGTTAATGAGTTGTCAGGGCTTTCTGATATTCGCGGAACACTATCCATTTCTAAGTTGCACAATTTAGATCCTGATAGTGATCCTTTGGATGCCAAATTGACAGCAATGAGATATCTTGATGAGCTAGAATTGGAATGGAACTGGGAGAGTGGAGATCCAAAGAAAGACGAAAAAGTACTTGAAAACCTTGAGCCTCCCCAAAAGTTGAAAAGACTGGTCATTAAATCTTATGGTGGCACAGGATTTCCATGGTGGTTGGGAAATTCTTCTTTTGCAGACTTAGTGTTTCTATCTCTTAGCAACTGCAAAGATTGTTTGCAAATGCCCTCACTAGGGAATCTGCCATCTCTTGAAGTTCTCGAAATAGAAGGGCTTTCTAGAGTAACAAGATTGGGCGTGGAGTTCTATGGGACGCACTGTCTGAAGACTTTGAAATTTAACAGGATGCTTGCATGGGAGGAATGGGAAACTGACGAAATTGGAGATGGAAAATTTCCTTGTCTGGATGAGCTTCTAATAATCAACTGTCCTAATCTGAAGGGCCATGTACCAAAGAGCCTTCCTTCCCTGACAAAACTGGTGATTTCAAATTGTCCCAAACTTGTTGATTCACTTCGTCTGCAAAAGACTTCAGCAAAATGTGATATCTTCATAGATGATAAGAAGATACAACCTAGAAGTGAAGATGAAGATCCCTTACCAGTCTACCCTGAAAAAGGTGTGATTTCAAGCTGCGCACAAGAATTTCAGACTGCTTCAGAAAGCCCTACGCATGTTGCCTCACAATCCTCCTTACAAACGACAAGAGCCACAGACGTAGACGTTGCACATCAAGCTGATGATCAGGCCAAAGCATTCGACTCTTTCCTTTGGATTTCAAAATATTCAGATAATGGACAATTGGAGAAACAATCACATGTAACGGATATTTCAAGTCGCTCGGAAAAAGTTGGTTCTCAGACTGCCTTGGATAGTACTAAACAGACTGTTGACCTGCAATCTGCTGTCCATACTAGTGCAACTGCAACCATTACACACCAAGCTGATGATCAAGCCAAGGTATTCGACTCTTCCCCAGGGAGTTCAAAAGATGACACACGGTTAAAGAAATTGCCACAGACGACTGAGATTTCAAGCCTCCCAGAAAAATTTGCTTCTGAGACTACCCCAGGTTCTACGTCACATGATGTTGCTCTGCAGTTCTCTCCGCTAATGACTAAAATGACGGCTGACAGTAGTACATATCAAGCTGATATAGGGGTCAAGCCATTTCTCAGCCATGATGGAATGCAACACCAGTACTCTTCCCCTGGAATTTTGAAAGTTTCAGATATTGCGGAATTGAGCAAATTGCCAACTGACCTACACAGCCTCAGAATTGAAGGATGCGACACCTTGGAGTCCTTTCGTTCGGAAATTCTCAGCAGCAACCCTTTTCTTCAACATTTATATGTCATTGATTGTGGTTCTCTTATTTCCTTTGCTGAAGGTGCTCATCCTACCGCCTTGAAGACACTACATTTCCGAAACTGCAGGAAGTTAAACTTTCTTTTCACTTCAGAGATGTTGCATCAATTTGCAGATTTGGAACATTTGTGCATAGGGAGCAGCTGTGATTCTCTCGAGTCCTTCCCCTTAGACTTCTTTCCAAAGCTTAAAATTCTGTGTCTCTGGGACTGCATGAATCTCAACTCCCTTTCAATTCAGAAGGCAATCAGTCTAGAGTCACTTGACGCCTTGGAAATCAGGGATTGCCCGAATCTGGTATATTTCCCATCAGGAGGATTGCTCGCCCCCAACTTGACGTCAGCTTTCTTCTCTAATTGCAAGAATCTCAAGTCCCTACCCAGACAAATGTGCCGCCTGGAATCTCTTCAGTCGCTATTTATAAGTAATTGTCCAGAACTTGAATCACTTCCAAATGATGATTTGCCTGCCCGCCTAAATTTACTTTGCATTACATCTTGCGACAAAATCACTCTCAGGAAAGAATTGGAACTGAATAGACTTGATGCTCTAAGTCATTTAGAGATTGAAGGTGGATGTGTGAATATAGAGTCATTTCCGGAGAAGGGGCTGCTGCCTGCCAATCTTATTTCACTTCGCATCAGCAGGCTTCTGAATCTCAAATTTCTGGACCAAGAGGGGCTTCAACAACTCACTTTTCTTGAAAAGCTGGAAATTAGCTGCTGCAAAAGGCTCCGTTCCTTGCCAGAAAAGCTACCTAACTCTTTATCTTCTATAAGTATCAAAGAATGTCCTCTGCTGAAAGCAAGACTCCGGAATAAGAGGGGAACAGATTGGTCCAGAATTGCTCACATTCCTAGCATATTTATTGATGAGGAAGAATCTCATTAG